The nucleotide sequence tttaccaattaCATTCAACATGTTAACATTTGTCTTAGGGCTTCAGGACATAAAAGGTTTTGAGACATATtcaaatggaaaatcaaatatatgaagtaaaccaaaatgagattctaatttttaaaaaagtcagatATCACCAAGAGAAAAATGTTGCTCTACTGAAGAGTTTTCCAAGGGCCTCTTTCACGTCCCTGTTCCTAAGGCTGTAGATAAAGGGGTTCAACATGGGTGTGACCACGATGTACATGAGAGCCACAGTAACATCCTTGTCAATAGAACTGCTTACAGTTGGGAAATGTTACTGGCCAAATATTGACCCATAATAGAGAGAAACCACAGAGAGATGGGAGGCACGTGTGGACAATGCTTTGTGGATCCCTTTGGTTGAAGGGACCCTCAGGATGGTGGCCCCAGTGTAGCCATATGATACCAGAATACACATGAATGGCAGGGTAATGACCACCACCCCTACTGTGAACATGACCAGCTCATTGAGGAAGATATCTGACCAGGACAGCTTGAGCAGGGCAGCAAGGTCACAGAAGATGTGGGGGATGGTGTTCGCAGCACAGAAAGACAGCTGGGTCAGGAGAAGGGTGTGAGAGAGGGAGCTGGCACAAGACAGAATCCAAGATACAGCCACTAAGAAGACACAGAGCTCTTCCCTCATGATGGCAGTGTAATGGAGAGGGTGACATATGGCAGCATATTGGTCATACGCCATTGATGTAATAAGGAAGCTGTCCAGGtcagtaaaaaatatttaaaaatacatctgaGAAATGCATTCCTCATAAAGGATCGATTTGTACTTAGTCCACATGTCCATCAGCATCTTAGGGACAGTGACAGATGAAAAGGAGACGTCAGTGAGGGCCAAGTGGCTGAGGAAGAAATACATGGGAGTGTGAAAGTTAGAGTCCAGCCAGATGAGCAGAATGATGAGCAGGTTCCCCAGCACCTTGTTCAGGTACAGCACCATGGTCAGGAACAGGGCGAAGAACATGGCCTCCTGCTCTGGCTGGatggggaggcccaggaggaggaACTCAGACACACTGCTCTGGTTCTCAGAGCTCATACTCCTTCACCCTCTGATGGAGATGAAGGATGCTTGAGAATATTAGAGACtttgaaattatcatttttagcAGTCAAATTAAAAGATGTACATTTTAacatagacacagggagaggaacaacacacactggggcctattgggggtctggggggaggaagagcatcagaaaaaatatataatgcattCTGGACTTAATGCCTAGGCGATGGgatgataggtgcagcaaaccactatggcacaggTTTACCTATTTAagaaatctgcacatcctgcacatgtaccccagaacttaaagaatacatatatattatacaaacatatatatacacatatatatatgttttatttcagaaagtGCAAAATTTAACCTGCTTCTCGTATGTTTCCTTCTATGTTAtgtaagaaaaccaaaaaaaagtattGAAGCAAATGTTACTGAGAGTCAGTATTTCTTGGTTCAGTAACAAAACAGAAATCTTGCCCCTGTGGGACTGAGGACTAGGCTGTGGAGAAAGGTGTTTCAGTCAAGTTACTACCCCTAAAAGTTAACGTGGCAAGTATTCTAAGCCATCAATCATGGCACAGCAACCATTAGAAGACTTGACTTCACCAGCCATTGTTAAATTTCAGATGAGAGGTGGCGTTTTCAAACAAAAGCATATAAAGAATAGTATTCCTCAAATGACTGTTCTTCAAACaacagttgttattttttttaatttaagttctggggtacatgtgcaggatgtgcaggtttgttacataggtaaatgtgtgccatggtggtttgctgcacctatcaacccatcacctaggtattaagccccacatgcattagctatttatcctgatgctctccctcccgcacccctcgacaggccccactgtgtgttgttcccctccctgtgtccctgtgttctcattagAACAGTTATCATtatgcatacatttttatttgtttcaattatGTGGAGGGTTTCTAAGAAATTCTGGATTGTATCAATTCATTTTCCCTACTGCAGTCTTGGAGAtcttttttaaaactatctttCAACATGACTTCCATGTCTAAAAATTCTCAAAGGATTCCCATTGACCTTTAAGATTAGAGTGTAACAACCTTAATATGGCTTAAAGGCCCTGCAAAACCTGCATCTCTCCTAcatttcccatttctttcttgCCCTCCCTTTCCCCCACACCCTTGCCAACCTCTCTGTTTCAACCTTGCGGGAAGGCACATTTCCATTTAATGTCATTTAGACTTCTTCCCTTTGGTGGTTGTGGATTTCTTGTGATTCCCCGGCATGTTGAGAAAGTAAAGACCAGACTggctataagaaaatattttaggcaaATTTATTTAGGCTTTATTGTCTACTGtcaacacaaagcagtttaagTGACATCATCTTAAATTATATTGAAAGTATACATTCTCCAGTTCTTTTCCAATCCAGTCTCCCTTTACTCCCTAGGCAATAACACTCATCCCATAACAAACTGTGAAGCCGATTATCAAAAGATGGCAAGAGAAGTGAGATTTTAGGTGTACCCCAAGTTTACAGCTCCCTCTTGGATACTCCTGTCATCTTTAAACACAATACCTGCTAGTCAGCTGTGGTAAGCATAATAAGAACCTCCAAAGttgtccacatcctaatctccAGAACCTGTAAATCTGTTATGATGCATTCCAAGGGGCGATAAAGGTTgtagatggaattaaggttgctaatcagctgactttaagATGGGGAgcttatcctggattatctgggttgGCCCAATGTGATAATGAGTCCTTAAATGTGGAAGAAGACATAGAAGAGTCAGAATCAGAGAGGTATTTGAAGATGTTATATTGTTGGCTCAGAGAGtgaaggaaggggccatgagctaAGGAATGCAAATGGCCTCtacaaattagaaaaagcaagaaaacaagatgATGCTCTAGAACCTCTCAAAGAAATGCCAACCTCTTCAGTTTTaacccagtgagacccattttagacttctgacctccagaactgtgatataATAATATTTGTGAGGTTTTTCTAAATCACCaagcttgtggtaatttgttagagcAGTAATAGAAAACTGATACATTAGCACTGGAAAGACTTCAGGTATATCCAAATATTCTGGTTACCTAGGGACCAGAATGCAACAAAATCCATGTGTCCTTCCCCAACTTCCATCTTGCAttcaacaaaacaaagcaatcaCTCAGCAGAGCTAATCCTTACCTAACCAGTAGGGAAATGAGGCTGCTGTATCATTGGAAGCATTTGTCACTAATCATAAATGAGACTCTACACCATCCCTCTCCTACAAAATTTCAGTATCATCCTTTCATTTAATAAGAAAAGGCCGAGTTAGCGAGAGTTCTTACCCATCCAATGGGCTTCTGACCTAGAGCAAAAATTCAGCAGAAGACAAGTCAGTGGCAGGTTTCAAATCTTTCAGTTTTTCAATCTAACTATATAGACTTCATCCTAATTCCTTAAAGACATGCCCCACCCTGACATACATATTGAGGTCAGTAAACACAGTGTTCAAAGTGTGTTGAGCTCAAAcatcctccttttttctttttctttcttcttcttcttcttcctcctcttcttcttcttgttcttcttcttcttcctcttcttcttgttcttcttcttcttcttcttccctttccccttctccttctccttctccttcttctcctttctctctctctctctctctccctccccctctctttctttctctctctctctttctctctccctcactcttcctctctcactccctccctctctgccatcTACCCCTACTTTGAAGGCAACGTGAGACTAGAGAAAAAGCCACAGATTTTTGAATAAGATAGGCTTGGTCATCATAAAACTTTGATTGTGGCATTTTTGTCCATAGCAGGTCTCTTAACTCTTGCAAATCTCAGAAAGATGAAGATCTTTTAAACAGGATGTAATTATACCCTATAAGGTTATTGTACGATGAAATGAGATGACATATTTGAAACCCCTAGTACCTTTGCTTGCacagtgcccaataaatgttggTTTCCCTCCTGCCACAATTAAAGACAAAATGCAAATCTACCCAGAGAGGGGTCAGAGGAATTTACATCCTTTTACACGCAGGATAAAATTGTTCATATCAATTCCTTTGCTGGACTCTGGGTGTGGATTCCTAGGACAAAGATGTGGAATTGAGTATAGAAACTGCTGGCAAACCAAGAGCACCAATATAGAACACATATGAGCATAGAGGGAAAATGATTATTCTACTGCTGGAGTTCTCATTCAGATAGGTGAAAAACAGGCACTACTTACCAGGGAgggaaaacaaaagggaaattcAGAGGAGAGGCTTGTTTTCACATAAGTAGCTTATATTCTGATGCCCAACAGTTGAATGCAATGCCTTGGTGCAGACTGTATGGGGGATAAGCTATATAATGTACAAGGCAGCCAAGTGCCAGTCCGTCAGCAGCCTACCAAAACTCAAAGCCAATGGCAAGAGGATAACTGAGTGTTCAGCAAGATATAAAGAGATGACTTTGTTTACCCTAatcccagcctcctaagtatttTCCCCTTTaatgaccttttttttaaaaatttatttattattattatactttaagttgtagggtacatgtg is from Macaca mulatta isolate MMU2019108-1 chromosome 15, T2T-MMU8v2.0, whole genome shotgun sequence and encodes:
- the OR1J2 gene encoding LOW QUALITY PROTEIN: olfactory receptor 1J2 (The sequence of the model RefSeq protein was modified relative to this genomic sequence to represent the inferred CDS: substituted 2 bases at 2 genomic stop codons), whose product is MSSENQSSVSEFLLLGLPIQPEQEAMFFALFLTMVLYLNKVLGNLLIILLIWLDSNFHTPMYFFLSHLALTDVSFSSVTVPKMLMDMWTKYKSILYEECISQMYFXIFFTDLDSFLITSMAYDQYAAICHPLHYTAIMREELCVFLVAVSWILSCASSLSHTLLLTQLSFCAANTIPHIFCDLAALLKLSWSDIFLNELVMFTVGVVVITLPFMCILVSYGYTGATILRVPSTKGIHKALSTRASHLSVVSLYYGSIFGQXHFPTVSSSIDKDVTVALMYIVVTPMLNPFIYSLRNRDVKEALGKLFSRATFFSW